The genome window CGTACGTCCTTCACTGTGTAACGAGCGTCTTCGTGCAAGACACGCTCCCAGTACCAGTTGTTGGTCACCTCGTGGTCATCCCAGAGAACGTAGACCGGTACTTCAGCGTGGAAGCGGCGCACGTTCGCGTCCAGAAGATTGTAACGATAATTGCCGCGAAATTCCTCCAGAGTCTCTGCCACCTTGGCTTTCTCAGGTGTAACCACATTGCGCCAGACGGATCCATCCGGAAGAGCAACAGCGGGGAGAAGGGGATTGTCTGCGTAGATCATGTCTCCGCAGTGGACAAAGAAATCCGGTTGCAGGCGTCGCATGGTCTCGTAAATGCGCATGCCTCCCCACTCTGGGTTAACCCCCCACCCTTGCCCTGCGGTGTCCCCGGACCAAAGAAAGCGCACAGTTCGGGTATCCTGGGGCGGAGTGCGAAGGTGCCCCATCATGGGTTCACTGCGGGCAGCGGGATCTGAGGGGTCCTCGAAGAACACACGGTAGAAGATGTCGGATCCTGGCGGGAGATCTGGGATCCAGACTTTGGCGGTGAAACCGCTATCTGGAGTTGCCCAGGGTCCTACTATGCGTTGGACGTCACGGAACCGGTCTGTCGTGGACCATTCCACGACCATGCGAGCCGGACGATCGGATGCGGCCCACACCACTGCGCCCCCTGGGGTAACCTCACCACTTTGAACTCCGTAAGGAATTCGGAGCCGAGGAGTGGCCCAGGAAGTGGAGAAGACTCGGGGGAAAGCTACCCCTGCGGTATACAACACGGCTTTCCTCAAGAATGTACGTCGCGACAAATTTTCCACGTCAATCCCACCCTTTCTTAATAGTTCTTCGGGAGATTAAGCTCAATGGATCCATTTAATGGATGTATAAAGCTAGATTAAGACCTTTTTTAGGAACCGTCCCGAATTATCCCTATGTAGGTTTGAGCTGAACTTTGAAATACCTTAATGGATTCATACAAAACACGAGTTTGTTGAAACTCAGGCTGTATCGCAGTCTTAGCCATCCTGAAGTTTGCAAGAACAGGAAGGAGGCAGGAAGGAGGGATGAAATGGGCATGACGGATACTCAGCGCACGATCTCCCGCAAGCGGATCGTGCTCATCGCCCACGATAACCGGAAACCGGACCTGATCACCTGGGCACGAGATCACCGGGATCTACTGGCAAGGCACGCTCTGTACGCTACCGGGAGCACAGGGAGGCTCCTAGCTCAAGAGTTGGATCTTCCGATCGTGTGCTTCCAGCGCGGGCCCCTGGGAGGAGACCTTCAGGTAGGGTCCAGAATCGTGGAGGGAGATGTAGATATGTTGGTGTTCTTCTGGGATCCCCTGGAACCTCATCCTCACGATCCGGATGTAAAAGCCCTGCTGCGCGTGGCAGTACTTTGGAATATTCCTACTGCTTGCAACCGGTCGACAGCAGATCTGCTAGTCTCTAGT of Armatimonadota bacterium contains these proteins:
- a CDS encoding alkaline phosphatase D family protein, translating into MLYTAGVAFPRVFSTSWATPRLRIPYGVQSGEVTPGGAVVWAASDRPARMVVEWSTTDRFRDVQRIVGPWATPDSGFTAKVWIPDLPPGSDIFYRVFFEDPSDPAARSEPMMGHLRTPPQDTRTVRFLWSGDTAGQGWGVNPEWGGMRIYETMRRLQPDFFVHCGDMIYADNPLLPAVALPDGSVWRNVVTPEKAKVAETLEEFRGNYRYNLLDANVRRFHAEVPVYVLWDDHEVTNNWYWERVLHEDARYTVKDVRTLAVRAKRAMWEFTPLRGPRVYRKISYGPHLDLFLLDMRTYRGPNGENRQLVLEPGARILGSEQVRWLKRELLRSRATWKVIAADMPLGLIVYHDAGRRWGSEAVAQGSGPPMGRELEIAEVLAFLKQHGIQNTVWITADVHYCATHHYHPDRAQFRDFLPFYEFVSGPLHAGGFGPNALDDTFGPAVVFQKHPPTPNTPPTAGYLFFGEAVIDGRSGVLTVRHRDVSGAVLHELMLEPRR
- a CDS encoding methylglyoxal synthase yields the protein MTDTQRTISRKRIVLIAHDNRKPDLITWARDHRDLLARHALYATGSTGRLLAQELDLPIVCFQRGPLGGDLQVGSRIVEGDVDMLVFFWDPLEPHPHDPDVKALLRVAVLWNIPTACNRSTADLLVSSPWFSEGAQEEIEAAQESSPVRLQTFNRILDKG